A genome region from Anolis carolinensis isolate JA03-04 chromosome 6, rAnoCar3.1.pri, whole genome shotgun sequence includes the following:
- the ntf4 gene encoding neurotrophin-4, with the protein MLILLHAMITPLLSIIRAAPVPNASALPNTTDILWAETPVQDWDLFSPRVTLSHHEPEGPPLLFLMEDSNAQQGQAANQTLKSKRSVDSSVRRGEMSVCDSVNVWVTDKRTAVDIRGRTVTVLSEVQTLTGPLKQYFFETKCNPAGGTVGGCRGVDRRHWISECKAKQSYVRALTIDSDKIVAWRWIRIDTSCVCTLLTRMGRT; encoded by the coding sequence ATGCTTATTCTGCTCCATGCCATGATCACCCCACTGCTCTCTATCATCCGTGCTGCCCCCGTTCCCAATGCCAGTGCCCTTCCTAACACCACAGACATCCTTTGGGCTGAGACTCCTGTACAGGACTGGGACCTCTTCTCTCCCCGCGTCACTCTTTCCCACCATGAACCTGAAGGGCCACCATTGCTTTTCCTCATGGAGGACTCCAATGCCCAGCAAGGGCAGGCTGCTAACCAAACGCTCAAGTCCAAACGCTCCGTGGACAGTTCTGTACGCCGGGGAGAGATGTCAGTGTGTGACAGCGTCAACGTCTGGGTGACAGACAAGCGCACAGCTGTGGACATCCGTGGAAGAACTGTTACAGTGCTTTCTGAAGTCCAGACGCTTACGGGCCCGCTGAAGCAGTACTTCTTTGAGACCAAATGTAATCCAGCTGGGGGTACAGTGGGTGGATGCCGAGGTGTTGACCGTCGCCACTGGATCTCAGAGTGCAAGGCTAAGCAGTCGTACGTGAGGGCTCTCACCATAGATTCCGACAAGATTGTGGCCTGGCGCTGGATCCGGATTGACACCTCGTGTGTCTGCACCCTACTCACTCGCATGGGACGGACGTAG